Below is a genomic region from Nitrospira lenta.
CAGGTAATTCCACCTGCACCACACGCCCGCCAGGATACTGAGCCCCGACCTGCTCGAATAACCCTCTGGCATTCAGAGGATCAGCGAAAGCCCCCACCTGAATGCGCAAAACCCCCATCCCTTCGGGTCTGGCCTGGTATCCGATTACCTGAAGCTCAATCTGATCAGTCCCATTTCCGGTCATTCCGATCGCTTCAGCCCCGGCCAACGAGAGATCAAGCACCCGTCCCTTGGCAAACGGACCACGATCGTTGATACGTACGGTCACCTGCCTCCCGGTGGAAACCGATCGCACAACAGCGATAGAACCCAGCGGTAATGTTCGGTGAGCCGCCGTGAGTTTGTGCATGTCATACTGCTCACCGTTCGCGGTTTTGTTTCCGTGAAATCCAGGACCGTACCAGGACGCAACTCCTCGTTCATGGAATCCGACCGGATATCCAGGGAATCGGTGAACAGGAGGCGGTTGGGACTGGCACGAGACCAAAACCGTGCAGACCAACAGCGCAGCGGTGAAGGCGAGAGGAGAACGGACGGACACGGGCCTGAAGCCCTTCATGGCCTAGAACTCATCAAGTGATTGATCTTGAAGCAGCGCCAACGCCTTATTCGTATTCGAGACGGTTAATACAACGATGGCGCGCTTCCCTTCGCGCGAGGGCGTGCAGTAACCGCATTTGATATTGATACGGTTTTGAGTCAGCAGTTCCGCCACGTCCATCAGGGCGCCGGGCTTATTTTTCAAGCTCAAGAGAAGCGCGGTTTCTTCCTTAAACTTAATCTTCGCGGCCTTCAATGCCGCTCGAGCCCCGTCGAGATCCGCAACAAGTAAGCGCAGCTTTCCGGTTCCTGTCACCTCGGGCGCCGAGAACGCCTTGATGTTAACCCCCGCCTCACCTAAAACAGCCGCCACCTGAGCCAGCACGCCTGGCTTGCTCTGTCCGCTAATGACTACTTGTGTTGTTGTCGGCATTGGGGTTACTCCTCGTTGCGGTCGAAATCAAAGAATAGTGACGATGCTGTTGTACTTGAAATACTCGATAGAGATCAATTTTCGTGCTCATCCAACCCGGAGTCTTTCAAAGGAGACCAAGACCGATAGAGATGCTTGATGCGCGAGCAGGATGCGGTCTTTCCTGGAGCTCTTCTGCCACAGTCATACCGTAGTGAGCGCCGGATGTTCGTATTCGATGGCCTCAACGCCCCCCGCTTTCCCTGACAGCAGACACGCCAGGGCTTCCAACTATTCATCATCAGCCTGCTCCTTTTGTCTATCTTCGATCCGCGAGTTCAACTGATCCGCAGAGCACTGGGCCGACATGGAACATCTTTCCCCATGAACCGCATCAATAAAACGCTGACTTGCAGCGTCGATTCACAACGCCTCAGGAGACACAACGAAGCCGTTAGAGAATTTGCACCACGCCATTCACAAAGCCGTACTCATAGATACTGCTGAACCGGAGGTCCACTGACGCGGCAATCCTTTCGGCCTGCGCCCGGTTCCCCCGCGGGATCAGCAAATACATCGGCACGCCGGCGACAGCGGTACGCTTCCATTTATACTGGGTATCGGGATTCTGAAGCGAGTCCTCGGTCTCGACTTCAGCCATCCATTGCATACTATTGCCGCGCGGGCTAAACGACCATCCGGCAATATCCGATTGCTGGCCAGGATCAGCCCAAGGATTATGATCCGATGTCGTCCTAATGGTGACCTTGCAGTGAAACGCACGTGCCCATCGCTGAGCGGCTTCACTAACGACCTGGTCGTGAATCGTCTCAATCCCCGTTTCACGTAAAATCGCATTCATGGATGGCCTCCCCTACATCACGAACATCCATTCGTCGCACCGCAGCTCACACACTTCAGGCAGGTGCCGTTCCGCACCATCGTAAACTGCTTGCACTCCGGACAGGGATCGCCTTCATAGCCCTTGACCTTGGCGCTCTGCACCTCTGTCAGAGTCAGCGTCTCACGGATCAGCTCGACTTTACGCGCCGCTAGCGAATGACCGTTTCCGCTCCCATTCTCTTTTGTTCCATTTCGGCGAATCGGCAGATGCTCCATACTCACCGATGATTTCGCCAACGCAGCAAGATCGGCTTCTTCATCCACACATTCGGGATCCTGCTCATCCATCTTCATCGAATCCATCCGAAGATCGTCCTCTTTGACCTGCGCCAAATCGTATCGATCCAGGTAGGTCACGGCCAATTCACGGAAAATGTAGTCGATGATCGACGTCGACATCTTAATGCGATCATTCAGCTTGACCGGCCCATTCGGCTCAAAACGGGTAAACACAAAGGCTTCGACGAATTCCTCCAGCGGAACTCCATGCTGCAAGCCCAAGGAAATCGCGATCGCAAAACAATTCATCAGACTGCGGAATGCGGCGCCTTCCTTATGCATATCCAGAAAAATCTCGCCGACCGTGCCGTCTTCGTATTCGCCGGTGCGCAAATAGAGTTTATGTCCGCCGACAATGGCTTTCTGGGTATAGCCGTTCCGCCGTCCCGGCAACGGTCTCCGCTTGGCCAAATAGCGGACCAGCACACGTTCGGTAATCTTCTCTGCGGCCGCCGATATCCTGTTGACCGATGCCTCGACAGTCTTCTCTCCGTCGCTCGACGAACTCAGCGGCTGACTTAATTTTGAGCCGTCCCGATAGAGCGCGACCGCCTTCACCATGCTCTTCCACGCAAACTGGTAGGCGGACTTAACTTCCTCCAGCGTCGCCTCTGCCGGCATATTGATCGTCTTACTGATGGCGCCGCTGATAAACGGTTGCGCCGCAGCCATCATTCGAATATGGGCATCGACATGAATAAAACGCTGGCCGATCCGTCCGCAACGATTGGCGCAATCGAAAACCGGCAAATGCTCGGCTTTCAAATGCGGAGCCCCCTCGACCGTCATTGTGCCGCAGCAATATCCGTTAGCTGCGGCAATTTCCTCCTGCGTGAACCCCAGCGCTTTGAGCATATTGAAATTCGACTCGGCCAACTGAGCATCGTCCAGGCCGAGTTTTTCAATGCAAAACGTTTCGCCCAAGGTAAATTTATTGAACACGAAGGCGATCTCAAACGCCTGAACCAGATTGCGTTCCAGCCGTTCCAGCGCAGCATCGTCAAACCCTTTATTCCGCAACGTCACGTGATTGATAAAGGGCGCCCCCTTGAGCGTCTGAGCGCCGACGCAATAGCGGATGATGTCCTGAATCTGGCTCTCGGAGTACCCCTGCGTGGTAAGGGCCTGAGGAATGCTCTGGTTGATGATCTTAAAATATCCGCCACCGGCCAGCTTCTTGAACTTCACCAAGGCAAAGTCCGGCTCGATCCCGGTGGTATCGCAATCCATCACCAGCCCGATGGTGCCGGTTGGCGCAATCACCGTCACCTGTGCATTGCGATAGCCATAGGCTGTCCCAAGCTCCAACGCCCGATCCCAAGCCCGGCGGGCGGCAATGAGCAGATCCGGCGGACACTGCTCCGGCTGAATGCCCATGGGAACGATCGACAACCCCTCATATTCATCTGCCGCGGTATTATAGGCCGCACGGCGGTGATTGCGGATCACCCGCAACATCTGGTCGCGATTTTTCGTGTATCCGGGAAACGGCCAGAGCTCCGCAGCCATTTCCGCCGAGGTGCTATACGACTCTCCGGTCATGATCGACGTAATCGATCCGCAAATTGCCATCGCTTTGGGGGAATCGTACGGAATCCCCTGCCGCATCAATACCGTCCCGAGATTGGCATAGCCCAACCCCAATGTGCGGAACTGATAACTTCTCTCTGCAATCGATTTACTCGGAAACGAGGCCATTAGAACGCTGATCTCCAGCACGATCGTCCAGAGACGCACGGCATGACGAAAGTTCTCCAGCTCGAATTGCCCGTCCGCCGTATAGAACAGCGCCAGATTCAGCGAAGCCAGATTGCAGGCCGTATCGTCAAGGAACATATATTCGGAACAGGGATTGGAGGCGTTGATCCGACCATCCTCCGGACAGGTGTGCCATTCATTGATCGTCGTGTCGTACTGCGTCCCGGGATCGGCGCAGATCCACGCGGCCCAGGCAATCCGATCCCAGAGATCGCTCGCCTTCACGGTCTTGCAGACCTTGCCATCAATCCGACGTTTCAACTGCCAATCGCTGTTGTTTTCGAGCGCTTCGAAAAACTCATTCGGGATTCTGACGCTGTTATTCGAATTCTGCCCGGAGACCGTCTGATAGGCTCTCCCATCCCAGTTCGTGTCGTACTCATGGAACACAAAATGGGTAAATCCCTGTTGGGCGTAAGCATACATACGCTGAACGTAGGATTCCGGCACCATATCCCGGCGAGCCTCAGCCAGCGCTTCCCCTAAGATAGGATTCTTCTTGGGATCAATCTCGGTCTTCGTCTGGCCCATGCTATCGACGACATGGCAGGCCTTCAACACAGCATTCAACCGCTGTGCGCAGATCTTCGATCCCGTGACCATCGCGGCCACTTTCTGCTCTTCAATGACTTTCCAATCGATAAATTCTTCAATATCGGGATGGTCGAGATCCAAACACACCATCTTGGCCGCACGCCGAGTCGTGCCGCCGGACTTGATGGCGCCGGCCGCACGATCGCCGATTTTGAGGAACGACATCAGGCCGGACGACCGGCCGCCGCCGGATAAGCCTTCACCGTCTCCCCGCAACCGCGAAAAGTTGGTTCCGGTTCCAGACCCATACTTAAACAACCGG
It encodes:
- a CDS encoding vitamin B12-dependent ribonucleotide reductase — translated: MRIERRFTRRGQGPYEGLTFVKRSSEIRNPDGSTVFKLENIDVPEQWSQLAIDILAQKYFRKAGVPQKDAAGNPLVGADGKPVLGSERDARQVFDRLAGCWTHWGKEYGYFKTPEDSEAFQDEVGYMLARQMAAPNSPQWFNTGLHYAYGLSGPAQGHYYVDPKSREVVKSVNAFEHPQPHACFIQSVDDDLVNENGIMDLWVREARLFKYGSGTGTNFSRLRGDGEGLSGGGRSSGLMSFLKIGDRAAGAIKSGGTTRRAAKMVCLDLDHPDIEEFIDWKVIEEQKVAAMVTGSKICAQRLNAVLKACHVVDSMGQTKTEIDPKKNPILGEALAEARRDMVPESYVQRMYAYAQQGFTHFVFHEYDTNWDGRAYQTVSGQNSNNSVRIPNEFFEALENNSDWQLKRRIDGKVCKTVKASDLWDRIAWAAWICADPGTQYDTTINEWHTCPEDGRINASNPCSEYMFLDDTACNLASLNLALFYTADGQFELENFRHAVRLWTIVLEISVLMASFPSKSIAERSYQFRTLGLGYANLGTVLMRQGIPYDSPKAMAICGSITSIMTGESYSTSAEMAAELWPFPGYTKNRDQMLRVIRNHRRAAYNTAADEYEGLSIVPMGIQPEQCPPDLLIAARRAWDRALELGTAYGYRNAQVTVIAPTGTIGLVMDCDTTGIEPDFALVKFKKLAGGGYFKIINQSIPQALTTQGYSESQIQDIIRYCVGAQTLKGAPFINHVTLRNKGFDDAALERLERNLVQAFEIAFVFNKFTLGETFCIEKLGLDDAQLAESNFNMLKALGFTQEEIAAANGYCCGTMTVEGAPHLKAEHLPVFDCANRCGRIGQRFIHVDAHIRMMAAAQPFISGAISKTINMPAEATLEEVKSAYQFAWKSMVKAVALYRDGSKLSQPLSSSSDGEKTVEASVNRISAAAEKITERVLVRYLAKRRPLPGRRNGYTQKAIVGGHKLYLRTGEYEDGTVGEIFLDMHKEGAAFRSLMNCFAIAISLGLQHGVPLEEFVEAFVFTRFEPNGPVKLNDRIKMSTSIIDYIFRELAVTYLDRYDLAQVKEDDLRMDSMKMDEQDPECVDEEADLAALAKSSVSMEHLPIRRNGTKENGSGNGHSLAARKVELIRETLTLTEVQSAKVKGYEGDPCPECKQFTMVRNGTCLKCVSCGATNGCS
- a CDS encoding SPOR domain-containing protein, with protein sequence MKGFRPVSVRSPLAFTAALLVCTVLVSCQSQPPPVHRFPGYPVGFHERGVASWYGPGFHGNKTANGEQYDMHKLTAAHRTLPLGSIAVVRSVSTGRQVTVRINDRGPFAKGRVLDLSLAGAEAIGMTGNGTDQIELQVIGYQARPEGMGVLRIQVGAFADPLNARGLFEQVGAQYPGGRVVQVELPEGRRYRVQVGQFLTEADAQTASSRLDAQHHIQSFVVRDDN
- a CDS encoding ACT domain-containing protein; amino-acid sequence: MPTTTQVVISGQSKPGVLAQVAAVLGEAGVNIKAFSAPEVTGTGKLRLLVADLDGARAALKAAKIKFKEETALLLSLKNKPGALMDVAELLTQNRINIKCGYCTPSREGKRAIVVLTVSNTNKALALLQDQSLDEF